From Camelina sativa cultivar DH55 chromosome 7, Cs, whole genome shotgun sequence, one genomic window encodes:
- the LOC104701517 gene encoding LOW QUALITY PROTEIN: uncharacterized protein LOC104701517 (The sequence of the model RefSeq protein was modified relative to this genomic sequence to represent the inferred CDS: substituted 1 base at 1 genomic stop codon) — MLVQRRVMSWRRIWKSLQAASAHCLLFSFTLLLALKLDHLVSHSWWFIFTPLWLFHAVIARGRFSLPAPSMPHDRHWAPFHSVMAAPLLVAFEILLCVHLEDKYVVDLKIVFLPLLAFEVAILIDNVRMCRTLMPGDEETMSDEAIWETLPHFWVSISMVFFTAATTFTLLKLCGDVAALGWWDLFINFGIAECFACLVCTKXSNQSIHRYSHIPEPSSSSMVVRYLDWNRGLVVTADDEHQQSNRICGLQDIGGHVMKIPFITFQVILFMRLEGTPASAKNIPILVLFVPLFLLQGAGIFFAIFRLVEKSVLLINSGGSSSYGRYYSATSSAREFLGFFQHGARLLGWWSIDEGSREEQARLYSGEATRYNTFSPEVVKKMPKSDLVEEIWRLQAALSEQTDITSYSQQEYEKLQNEKILCRVCFEDPINVVLLPCRHHVLCSTCCEKCKKCPICRVLIEERMPVYDV; from the exons ATGTTGGTACAGAGAAGAGTAATGAGTTGGAGAAGAATCTGGAAGTCTCTTCAAGCGGCTTCTGCGCATTGTTTGCTCTTCTCTTTCACGCTTCTTCTCGCTTTGAAGCTTGATCATCTTGTTTCTCATTCATGGTG GTTTATATTTACACCTTTGTGGCTGTTTCATGCTGTGATTGCTCGTGGTAGATTCTCGTTGCCAGCTCCATCAATGCCTCATGATCGACAT TGGGCTCCTTTTCATTCGGTTATGGCCGCACCACTGCTTGTTGCTTTTGAGATCCTTCTCTGTGTTCATCTTGAAGATAAATATG TTGTTGACTTGAAGATTGTCTTTCTACCGTTGCTTGCGTTTGAGGTAGCAATTTTGATAGATAATGTCAG GATGTGTAGAACACTCATGCCTGGAGATGAGGAAACTATGAGTGATGAAGCCATATGGGAAACACTTCCT CATTTTTGGGTTTCCATATCTATGGTTTTCTTCACTGCCGCAACAACCTTCACTCTTCTTAAATTATGTG GTGACGTAGCTGCATTGGGATGGTGGGACTTATTTATAAACTTCGG AATAGCAGAGTGCTTTGCCTGTCTTGTCTGTACAAAGTGAAGCAATCAATCAATTCATAGGTATTCACATATACCGGAACCTAGTTCATCGTCGATGGTAGTAAGATATCTAGACTGGAACAGAGGTCTAGTTGTAACTGCTGACGACGAGCATCAGCAAAGTAACAGAATATGCGGTCTCCAAGATATTGGTGGACATGTTATGAAAATACCATTCATTACCTTTCAAGTTATCCTTTTCATGCGCTTAGAG GGAACACCCGCGTCTGCCAAGAACATTCCGATTTTAGTTCTGTTTGTACCACTTTTTCTGCTACAAGGAGCTGGGATCTTTTTTGCTATATTTAGGTTGGTTGAGAAATCAGTCTTATTAATAAATAGTGGTGGTAGTTCTTCTTATGGAAGATATTATAGTGCAACATCATCAGCTCGTGAATTCCTCGGATTCTTTCAACATGGTGCAAG GTTACTTGGCTGGTGGTCGATTGATGAAGGAAGTCGAGAGGAACAAGCTAGGCTCTACTCTGGAGAAGCTACTAG ATACAACACATTCTCACCAGAGGTTGTGAAGAAAATGCCAAAGTCTGATCTTGTTGAAGAG ATATGGAGACTCCAAGCTGCATTGAGTGAGCAAACAGATATAACCAGTTATAGCCAGCAAGAGTACGAAAAGCTTCAAAAC GAGAAGATTCTTTGTAGAGTTTGCTTTGAAGATCCGATCAACGTGGTTCTACTCCCATGTAGACATCACGTCCTCTGCAG TACATGCTGCGAGAAATGCAAGAAATGTCCGATCTGTCGTGTCCTGATCGAGGAGCGTATGCCTGTATACGATGTGTAG
- the LOC104701516 gene encoding uncharacterized protein LOC104701516 — translation MKTTGSGMGATKRKMWSRGVGGVVREQKAKLYIIRRCVVMLLCWHD, via the coding sequence ATGAAGACGACCGGTTCGGGCATGGGAGCAACGAAGAGGAAGATGTGGAGCCGTGGAGTGGGAGGAGTTGTTAGAGAGCAAAAGGCTAAGCTTTACATCATAAGGAGGTGTGTCGTCATGCTTCTTTGTTGGCATGACtga